One genomic region from Pristiophorus japonicus isolate sPriJap1 chromosome 27, sPriJap1.hap1, whole genome shotgun sequence encodes:
- the LOC139239502 gene encoding basic leucine zipper transcriptional factor ATF-like 3 — MKFNNFFSPCSMAGIALDYSPELESDDSSLNSEKDYEGDGKKLRRREKNRIAAQKSRQKQTQRADILHQEYEQLERENASLKKEIQSLKDELKQWNQVVLQHEPQCAMLTAPLTGKPQVDLTDFLPEDWREAELLKY; from the exons ATGAAGTTTAACAACTTTTTCTCGCCCTGCAGCATGGCTGGCATAGCCCTGGATTACTCCCCTGAGTTGGAGTCGGATGATTCCAGCCTGAATTCTGAGAAG GATTACGAGGGCGATGGCAAAAAACTGAGACGGAGGGAGAAGAACCGAATTGCCGCACAGAAAAGTCGACAGAAGCAGACACAGAGGGCGGACATTTTACACCAG GAATATGAGCAACTGGAGAGGGAGAATGCCTCCTTGAAGAAGGAGATTCAGAGCCTGAAGGATGAGCTGAAACAGTGGAACCAGGTGGTCCTACAACACGAGCCGCAGTGTGCCATGCTGACTGCCCCCTTAACCGGCAAACCCCAGGTCGATCTGACGGACTTCCTGCCCGAAGACTGGCGAGAGGCGGAACTACTGAAGTACTAg